One stretch of Leishmania infantum JPCM5 genome chromosome 24 DNA includes these proteins:
- a CDS encoding actin-interacting protein-like protein, protein MYRELHQRKFKSVNEELDFLRKDFVASRKTLALLHEDNVRLERELMARVVEMNELQGKLEDAQREAEQQTPSPCWRVCSSGGRGQICSGSGCEKQDLDGFGRCEACEASRTWADAGDTAQVRVDTAAEGGEGDGQRPCGGAEKKNTSAAKAPSPVSTLRAGLSLYAASGQRRRGAAASSGTSARGPDGADLQQLIRDLRANLARRDTALNEAQMELGSLQHIRQTLEAELRRLQGSLSDVKAQRDALQARLTAQEELHTAKVAQVSGLEEQVQQLTKEKDAVQSRLTTAQLLYEHTGPMSDGGSPASPTGVGGGRVHAHEEALREQLQLYRSKWQAAEDQMEHLHERISQLQRQLVAGGADDGATVRPLKPVASELCEADEAVVQKAKYIADMAALRRQHQEQVQLHIEEEQRLQRRLERAQENAAFHEDQLRQQRQEDARQHHSEVQALQAQLRTAQGELVKAQEDREHLARQLRRSTEQQTTVEVLRSQVDQLKQRLGEVGAELAQVRGREKELSLQTQRERLERAKVEHDLEAAQEMLEREKTEAQYLREELIITREQLGMHEAVDASITGTGPARSTLSATCAPSATDAEGDAATLSSELKGYVGLMRVNAALQRRIEELEAQAPTRHGSDIDGCGSKTSDERGTQQAQPTDSAREGSALPKPSPDDASPPSALEQQQAAHLQAELTSALQSQRALMASIAEAEKERHQLIKDNQTLADGVELLEKQLRKYQAKLACRAIAVDTRVTRAEAPPSAPSADVKPRTHADVVEAEESQRRCCRCDCAQQWDSRVRSRLQTARARDHDVHVRQSADGTLRQPQLPQANESEAAKPSLRPVCSGCRGCSGRPAASARTKRSALAASFDSARGIAVTGAADRSGFARCHSPPCAVGKVAELGPVPLSWLQSPFPSSPSAPSSPSLSPSQPSPRETHGKDTGPPAATQITHDSAERHQGRIFPPTPHHRRRVHGSILPPVYYPPLVARSRD, encoded by the coding sequence ATGTACCGGGAACTGCATCAGAGAAAGTTCAAGTCCGTCAATGAAGAGCTTGACTTCTTGCGAAAAGACTTCGTGGCCTCTCGCAAAACGCTTGCCCTGCTTCACGAGGACAACGTCCGCCTCGAGCGGGAGCTCATGGCGCGGGTTGTCGAGATGAACGAACTGCAGGGGAAGCTGGAAGACGCGCAGAGGGAGGCCGAGCAGCAAACACCGAGCCCGTGCTGGCGggtctgcagcagcgggggcCGTGGTCAGAtatgcagcggcagcggttgTGAGAAACAGGACCTCGATGGCTTCGGACGATGCGAGGCGTGCGAAGCGTCACGCACATGGGCCGACGCGGGCGAcacggcgcaggtgcgtgtgGACACCGCAGCCGAAGGTGGCGAAGGAGATGGGCAGCGGCCGTGCGGAGGCGCGGAGAAGAAGAATACATCAGCAGCGAAGGCGCCTTCACCTGTGTCCACGCTGCGCGCcggtctctctctttacGCGGCGAGCGGAcagcggagaagaggcgcagccgcctccagcggcacGTCAGCGCGAGGCCCCGACGGCGCCGATCTTCAGCAGCTCATTCGCGATCTTCGTGCCAACCTGGCGCGCCGTGACACCGCTCTGAACGAGGCACAGATGGAGCTTGGCTCTCTGCAGCACATCCGCCAAACGCTTGAGGCGGAGCTCCGTCGACTACAGGGCAGCCTTTCGGACGTAAAAGCACAGCGagatgcgctgcaggcgcgaCTGAcagcgcaggaggagctgcacacCGCAAAGGTGGCGCAAGTTAGCGGCCTCGAAGAacaggtgcagcagctgacgaaagaaaaggacGCTGTGCAGAGTCGACTGACAACGGCCCAGCTGCTATACGAGCACACCGGGCCCATGAGTGACGGCGGATCGCCTGCATCCCCCACTGGAGTTGGTGGCGgccgtgtgcacgcgcacgaggaggcgctgcgagagcagctgcagctgtaCCGGTCGAAGTGGCAGGCCGCAGAAGACCAGATGGAGCACCTGCACGAGCGAATCtcccagctgcagcgtcagctcgtcgctggcggtgcagacgacgggGCTACGGTGAGGCCTCTGAAGCCGGTGGCGAGCGAGCTGTGTGAGGCCGACGAGGCTGTTGTCCAGAAAGCAAAGTACATTGCCGATATGGCGGCGcttcgccggcagcaccaggAGCAGGTACAGCTGCACATcgaagaggagcagcgactgcagcggcgacttGAGCGAGCGCAGGAGAACGCTGCCTTCCATGAGGACCAACTGCGTCAACAGCGACAGGAGGATGCGCGCCAGCATCACAGTGAGGTACAGGCGCTACAGGCACAGCTCCGCACGGCGCAAGGCGAACTTGTGAAAGCCCAAGAGGACCGCGAGCAtctcgcgcggcagctgcgtcgtTCCACTGAGCAGCAAACCACTGTTGAAGTACTGCGCAGCCAAGTCGATCAGCTGAAGCAGCGACTCGGTGAAGTGGGGGCAgagctggcgcaggtgcgcgggagagagaaggagctgtCCTTGCAGACCCAGCGCGAGCGTCTAGAGCGCGCCAAGGTCGAGCACGACCTGGAGGCAGCGCAAGAGATGCTGGAGCGTGAGAAGACGGAGGCCCAGTACCTGCGCGAGGAACTGATAATAACTCGCGAGCAGCTCGGCATGCACGAGGCCGTGGATGCGTCAATAACAGGCACGGGGCCAGCACGCTCGACCCTCTCCGCCACATGCGCACccagcgccaccgacgcAGAGGGCGACGCGGCGACGCTCTCCTCGGAGCTGAAGGGCTACGTTGGCCTCATGCGCGTGAACGCGGccttgcagcggcgcatcgaGGAGCTGGAAGCGCAAGCGCCGACTCGCCATGGAAGCGACATAGACGGATGTGGCAGCAAAACCAGCGACGAAAGGGGCACGCAGCAGGCACAGCCGACGGATTCGGCGCGTGAGGGATCCGCATTGCCGAAGCCGTCACCCGACGACGCCTCCCCGCCCTCGGcactggagcagcagcaggcggcgcacctTCAGGCAGAGCTTACTTCGGCCCTGCAGAGTCAGCGAGCCCTCATGGCAAGCATCGCAGAGGCGGAAAAAGAGCGACATCAGCTCATCAAAGACAACCAGACGCTCGCTGACGGCGTCGAACTGCtcgagaagcagctgcgcaagtaTCAAGCAAAGTTGGCGTGCAGGGCGATCGCGGTCGACACCAGGGTCACCCGTGCTGAGGCGCCACCGTCCGCTCCCTCGGCAGATGTGaagccgcgcacacacgccgatGTGGTCGAGGCGGAAGAGtcgcagaggcgctgctgccgatgcgaCTGCGCACAACAGTGGGACAGCCGCGTGCGCAGTCGCCTGCAGACGGCCCGCGCTCGAGATCACGATGTACACGTACGGCAAAGCGCGGACGGGACGCTGCGACaaccgcagctgccgcaagCGAATGAGAGCGAGGCAGCAAAGCCGAGCCTGCGCCCGGTGTGCAGCGGCTGTCGAGGCTGCTCCGGCCGCCCTGCTGCGTCCGCGCGCACCAAACGCTCAGCATTAGCTGCGTCCTTTGACTCCGCTCGTGGTATCGCCGTGACCGGGGCGGCGGATCGCAGTGGTTTTGCGCGCTGCCACTCCCCACCGTGCGCGGTGGGGAAGGTCGCCGAGCTTGGCCCAGTGCCCCTGTCGTGGCTTCAGTCTCCATTTCCCTCATCTCCTTcggcgccgtcttctccttccctctcgcctTCGCAGCCATCACCGCGTGAGACTCACGGCAAGGACACCGGGCCCCCGGCTGCGACGCAAATCACCCACGACAGTGCGGAAAGGCATCAGGGGCGAATCTTTCCTCCAAcgcctcaccaccgccggcgcgtgCACGGAAGCATCTTACCGCCGGTCTACTACCCCCCTCTCGTGGCACGCAGCCGTGACTAA
- a CDS encoding putative mitochondrial DNA-directed RNA polymerase: MRRSAVLRKALPPLRLSTSGRVDEEAQPATQPFAASWHTCTRNGIPVRCFCEVDLGTRLTSPLSSAVTGAMALLCGNIATASRPSGTLTCAMRYYTAPSAEESVCDVDAKTDTLTDAGSAEARAERPVGTKTSSKRTTVTSSQASITRPPIPAPLTSSSSSPSAPPLRDTQQTERLKATPQPSAHETKVAGGEGGSDVVVGRTDADVHEGGSRLVKGEAGNAAAAAGADDEDDDGITFSEAASVADLFEIDEVKLSAAGADSARATEGAHQHAGDHSGVSGATDRRGTLSAFALPADHSRSGSGSTAAGIEDTLLSDPFHVPSVDDDAFARDGDLPASAVASYSAVSSPQNLNENVLSAVDVLCDDLFHCKTSVLRSFARTRSISAHKKVEVVLRLLEKAHHDAHGESNDLSVTRRLLGDVFDENVRTSGLRMAWTNKSLEAAHIEEACESHLSFDLLANSTKALMVRRHAGEISRVLRKLTRVFQQEQEQISLAAVGGVFRNYRAAADELVRELPVCELLSPFAGYLVSYVRYGAAKETLTRADVNERLVQLGVVQPTVQEADDSALLHRLMGLLDPAVQQVERRAECFRHAEQPRVVGMENSDVIASTIRAFSEVSHTKWNTQAAPDWVHDLARLFCNWEAILRTDLPRFEEVPRHFFDCILSGVVCLYIAQRVYGNSVGATVVPLYQRLAVKKSLRLHFNNDDNTESALRDIMSYVQAGVTEVRGGVRGEFFAGVLSQMQGAFQDAQEERSALHDERVAVILNAVCDMGTNCTRSAGLFNLLVKITEDLAFHFRFQRIYKRLSAPDRATIRTNGSIRMSQTLEYFEKELHVTPISTKAVGFLVVQLLYLSFRGDGSKRPVLERFASVTGATELDIVGLTEMAATSVRDLHVAFPPQLSYNSWLNESDTREKSVYGVLPSVAVKGSANQAMIVSQAPMLKALDAISRVPWRINKYMLHVQEAIVREGFGFGKIRPGFYPLHYYYMSDGEVRYPSDRRRSALLNDNDDDDGDDLAAGDVFNLLQRRQCILQQKQDWKELSELRSSRIHYLLGLRQARSIVQFSHIYFPNSMDFRGRMYPLPGRLNHTGSDPFRGLLEYAEPKPLGAVGLYWLKVHLANKMGMSKLSFDERVHYVDEHMEDVVQSAESPLVGDRWWQEASEPIQCLMACKEVADAMKCSQGPEKFLSRLPVAVDGSYNGLQHYSAIGRDAFGAKLVNLVPSERPADAYTGILKEMLKSICIDAGRDHQVAQRCLGTGRGQDKDHIKRKTIKRPIMTQVYGVTSYGMSEQIFDELVKQNKSHGLWTHTDMKEMAAYLRDKVLESLGITFRETQNCRKWISEVTTLLWKVQPAELRNALCWTTPLGLVVRQPYKVRNECSLFTPHGYSRVPGDSVAPASRKQLTAIAPNLIHSLDATHLAMTALEMQHQGLSMMAVHDSYWTYACDMPKLSQVLREQFVNLYSKYDPLWELKEQWEETYFMDLRRHGVKLPDPPKRGDLDLNVVLNSPYFFS, from the coding sequence atgcgccgcagcgcggtaCTTAGAAAGGCGCTtccgcctctccgcctctcgaCAAGCGGGAGagtggacgaggaggcgcagccaGCCACCCAGCCTTTCGCGGCGTCTTGGCATACGTGCACCAGGAATGGCATTCCAGTTCGCTGCTTCTGCGAGGTGGACTTGGGCACCAGACTCACCTCCCCACTCTCATCCGCCGTGACAGGGGCGATGGCGTTACTGTGCGGCAACATCGCTACCGCCAGCCGCCCTTCCGGAACGCTGACGTGTGCCATGCGGTATTACACGGCGCCCTCGGCTGAGGAGTCTGTCTGCGATGTTGACGCAAAGACGGACACTCTCACCGACGCTGGCTCAGCTGAAGCGCGCGCTGAGCGTCCGGTAGGAACGAAGACGTCCTCGAAGAGGACCACGGTTACATCGAGCCAAGCATCCATAACGAGGCCACCGATCCCGGCGCCACtcacctccagcagcagtagcccctctgctccgccgctgcgagACACTCAGCAGACTGAACGCCTAAAGGCTACCCCCCAGCCTTCTGCGCACGAAACCAAGGTGGCAGGTGGAGAGGGCGGCAGTGATGTGGTCGTCGGCAGAACCGATGCAGATGTGCACGAAGGAGGAAGTCGCCTCGTGAAGGGCGAGGCAGGaaacgccgccgcagcggcaggcgcggatgacgaggatgacgacggTATCACCTTCTCTGAGGCGGCCTCGGTCGCGGATCTCTTTGAGATAGATGAGGTGAAGCTGAGTGCAGCGGGGGCGGATTCCGCAAGAGCTACCGAAGGCGCGCACCAGCACGCTGGCGACCATTCCGGTGTGTCTGGTGCCACGGACCGCAGAGGTACTCTATCCGCCTTTGCACTGCCCGCCGACCACAGCCGAAGCGGCAGTGGAAGCACTGCCGCCGGAATCGAGGACACGCTCTTGAGCGATCCGTTTCACGTGCCGAGcgtggacgacgacgcgtTCGCACGGGACGGGGACCTGCCGGCCTCAGCGGTGGCGAGCTACAGTGCCGTCTCGAGCCCGCAAAACCTCAACGAGAACGTGCTCTCCGCCGTTGACGTGCTGTGCGACGATTTGTTTCACTGCAAAACGTCTGTCCTGCGCTCCTTCGCCCGCACGCGCTCCATTTCCGCTCATAAAAAGGtagaggtggtgctgcgcctcctcgagaAGGCCCACCACGATGCCCATGGCGAGAGCAACGACCTCAGCGTCACGCGTCGCCTGCTAGGCGACGTCTTCGATGAAAACGTTCGCACAAGCGGGCTGCGCATGGCGTGGACGAACAAgtcgctggaggcggcgcacatcGAAGAGGCGTGCGAGTCCCACCTTAGTTTTGACTTGCTCGCGAACTCGACGAAGGCGCTCAtggtgcggcggcacgcggGCGAAATCtcgcgtgtgctgcgcaagCTCACCCGAGTGTTTCAGCAAGAGCAAGAGCAGATCTCCCTCGCCGCAGTGGGTGGCGTGTTCCGCAATtaccgcgccgccgccgacgagcTGGTGCGGGAGCTGCCGGTGTGCGAGCTGCTCAGCCCCTTTGCGGGCTACCTGGTCAGCTATGTACGCTACGGCGCCGCGAAGGAGACGCTGACGCGGGCTGATGTGAACGAGCGCCTTGTCCAGCTGGGTGTGGTTCAACCCACTGTCCAGGAGGCAGACGACAGcgccctgctgcaccgcctcatGGGCCTCCTCGACCCCGCTGTGCAGCAGGTCGAGCGGCGGGCAGAGTGCTTTCGCCACGCGGAGCAGCCCCGAGTGGTCGGGATGGAGAACAGCGACGTTATCGCGAGCACCATCCGCGCTTTCAGCGAAGTGTCCCACACTAAGTGGAACACGCAGGCAGCACCGGACTGGGTGCACGACCTCGCGCGACTCTTCTGCAACTGGGAAGCGATCCTCCGCACCGACCTGCCACGGTTCGAGGAGGTGCCGCGGCACTTCTTTGACTGCATCCTCTCTGGCGTGGTCTGCCTCTACATTGCCCAGCGCGTGTATGGCAACTCGGTGGGAGCGACTGTCGTGCCGCTGTACCAGCGACTGGCCGTAAAGAAGTCACTGCGGCTGCACTTCAACAACGACGATAACACGGAGAGCGCGTTGCGCGACATCATGTCCTACGTGCAGGCCGGCGTGACggaggtgcgcggcggcgtgcgaggCGAGTTTTTCGCCGGTGTTCTCTCGCAAATGCAAGGCGCCTTCCAGGATGCGCAGGAGGAGCGGTCGGCCCTGCATGATgagcgcgtcgccgtcatctTGAACGCCGTCTGCGATATGGGGACGAACTGCACTCGCTCCGCCGGTCTCTTCAACCTCCTCGTGAAGATCACCGAGGACCTCGCTTTCCACTTCCGCTTCCAGCGCATTTACAAACGGCTGAGCGCGCCCGACCGCGCCACCATCCGCACGAACGGGAGCATTCGCATGTCGCAGACGCTGGAGTACTTCGAGAAGGAGTTGCACGTGACGCCCATCTCCACGAAGGCGGTCGGCTTCctggtggtgcagctgctctaTCTGTCGTTTCGCGGCGATGGCAGCAAGCGGCCGGTGCTCGAGCGCTTTGCGAGCGTGACCGGGGCAACGGAGCTGGACATAGTTGGGCTCACCGAGATGGCGGCTACGTCAGTGCGCGACCTGCACGTCGCCTTTCCCCCGCAGCTCTCCTACAACTCGTGGCTCAATGAGTCCGACACCCGTGAAAAGTCTGTGTACGGCGTGTTGCCGTCCGTGGCGGTGAAAGGGTCGGCGAATCAAGCGATGATTGTGTCGCAGGCGCCGATGTTGAAGGCGCTCGACGCCATCTCGCGTGTGCCATGGCGCATAAACAAGTACATGCTGCACGTGCAGGAGGCTATTGTGCGCGAGGGATTTGGGTTTGGCAAGATTCGCCCCGGCTTCTACCCTCTTCACTACTACTATATGAGCGACGGCGAAGTCAGATACCCTTCAGATCGCCGCCGCTCGGCGTTGCTGAACGAcaatgacgacgacgacggcgacgacctCGCTGCCGGTGACGTGTTCaatctgctgcagcggcggcagtgcatcCTGCAGCAGAAGCAAGACTGGAAGGAGCTGAgcgagctgcgcagcagccgtatTCATTACCTGCTTGGACTGCGCCAGGCCCGCTCCATTGTGCAGTTCTCGCACATCTATTTCCCCAATAGCATGGATTTTCGCGGTCGCATGTACCCGCTCCCGGGACGGCTGAACCACACCGGGTCAGACCCGTTCCGTGGCCTGCTCGAGTACGCGGAGCCGAAGCCTCTGGGTGCGGTAGGGCTGTACTGGCTGAAGGTGCATCTGGCAAACAAGATGGGCATGAGCAAGCTATCCTTTGACGAGCGGGTGCACTACGTCGACGAGCACATGGAGGACGTCGTGCAGAGCGCCGAGAGCCCCCTGGTCGGCGATCGATGGTGGCAGGAGGCGAGCGAACCGATTCAGTGCCTCATGGCGTGCAAGGAGGTGGCGGACGCGATGAAGTGCTCGCAGGGCCCAGAGAAGTTCCTATCGCGGCTACCCGTCGCGGTGGATGGCAGCTACAATGGTCTGCAGCACTACTCCGCCATTGGTCGCGACGCGTTTGGCGCGAAACTGGTGAACTTGGTGCCGAGCGAGCGCCCTGCCGACGCCTACACGGGCATCCTGAAGGAGATGCTCAAGTCCATATGCATCGACGCCGGCCGCGATCAccaggtggcgcagcggtgcctcgGCACCGGCAGAGGCCAGGACAAGGATCACATCAAGCGCAAGACGATCAAGCGCCCCATCATGACACAGGTGTACGGTGTCACTAGCTACGGCATGTCAGAGCAGATCTTTGATGAGCTGGTGAAGCAGAACAAGAGCCACGGACTTTGGACGCACACGGACATGAAAGAGATGGCGGCGTACCTGCGTGACAAGGTGCTGGAGTCGCTCGGTATTACGTTCCGCGAAACCCAAAACTGCCGCAAGTGGATTAGTGAGGTGACCACGCTGCTCTGGAAAGTGCAGCCGGCCGAGCTGCGCAACGCGCTGTGCTGGACTACCCCGCTCGGCCTTGTGGTTCGGCAGCCCTACAAGGTTCGCAACGAGTGCTCCCTGTTTACGCCCCACGGCTACAGCCGGGTACCTGGCGACTCCGTCGCCCCTGCGAGCCGCAAGCAGCTGACAGCCATTGCGCCGAATCTGATTCACTCGCTTGATGCGACGCATCTCGCCATGACTGCGCTGGAGATGCAGCATCAGGGGCTATCCATGATGGCGGTGCACGACTCTTACTGGACGTACGCGTGCGACATGCCGAAGCTGTCGCAGGTGTTGCGAGAGCAGTTCGTGAACCTGTACTCCAAGTACGATCCCTTGTGGGAGCTGAAGGAGCAGTGGGAGGAGACGTACTTCATGGacctgcggcggcacggcgtgAAGCTGCCAGACCCGCCCAAGCGCGGTGATCTGGACCTGAATGTGGTCCTCAACTCACCATACTTTTTCTCGTAG